The genomic DNA TCGCTGACATAGTTTATCCAGTTAAATCTTATAATATTGCAATTATACCGTTTTTCGCTGCGGCATTGTATCCTCTATCGCATTGTCTTAAACATTAATTAATGCGAAAATACGCGCCTTTTTTATCTTCAATGGGACCGAAAATATGGCAGAGCAAAAAGCCACGAATGTATTTTGGCACGACGGTGAGGTTACCCGCGATGATCGGGCAAGCTTGTTAAAGCAAAAAGGCGCGACACTTTGGTTTACTGGCCTCTCTGGTTCAGGTAAGTCAACCGTTGCGGTAGCACTGGAACAAGCATTATTTGCCAAAGGTAAGCTGGCGTATCGTTTAGATGGCGATAATGTTCGTTTAGGTATTAATAAAAATCTGGGCTTTAGCGCTGAAGATCGCACCGAAAATATTCGTCGCGTTGGCGAAGTATCGAAGTTGATGGCTGATTCGGGGGTGATTGTACTTAACAGTTTTATCAGCCCCTATGTTGAAGATCGCGACAATGTTCGAAAGCTGCATGATGAGGGCGGTATTCCCTTTATCGAGGTGTTTGTTGATTGCTCTTTGGAAGCTGCTGAGGCGCGTGACCCTAAGGGTTTATATAAAAAAGCACGCGCGGGCGAAATTAAAAATTTCACTGGCATTGATGATCCTTACGAGGCTCCGCTAAAGCCAGAAATACACC from Pseudomonadales bacterium includes the following:
- the cysC gene encoding adenylyl-sulfate kinase, which codes for MAEQKATNVFWHDGEVTRDDRASLLKQKGATLWFTGLSGSGKSTVAVALEQALFAKGKLAYRLDGDNVRLGINKNLGFSAEDRTENIRRVGEVSKLMADSGVIVLNSFISPYVEDRDNVRKLHDEGGIPFIEVFVDCSLEAAEARDPKGLYKKARAGEIKNFTGIDDPYEAPLKPEIHLHSDKQSLEQEVEVMLTTLEEQGII